In Halorubrum sp. PV6, a single window of DNA contains:
- a CDS encoding DUF6498-containing protein, whose translation MPSIARRDRLESLGAAGFLPVLFANLVPLGGVVRLGWDPATLAAVYAVEAVVSVPLAGATALFAARAPPEDRDSGVISVGESPLASKRGAVRPVAWLPPVYPRNVPFAAAVCGATAWLGLFVGVAFSQVFDVPALLASPEVLASALALVAGQAVDTAGDYFGRERYAETSPYAVVETPARRGFFLVFALFALPSLHAAAGGVAVLAGVVAVKLVVEWSAFRATHGDDGSAGGRLTGWLSGPSEAAADPDPIEVPDAEPDAEIPVHRRAAVATAVLRTLTGVAPAYATGFFIVWIAAFGLFVGDASGTVVVWSAVVVASLYLAALAVNVAGFALAHAPIEYRRYGDRLIAYDAWLDEPQWAASVDRLRGASVVHTRFPDRAFDARTVELTAGVGDDETERVVGPVADGERLVSAFDLPVRSTSLPAMDRRIAAFAVAVGVAVTGGAVALIAGPWGDPGTTVQVGFLLPFLVWPTRFLWRQAYVEPE comes from the coding sequence ATGCCCTCCATCGCTCGCCGCGACCGGCTGGAATCGCTCGGAGCCGCCGGCTTCCTCCCCGTCCTGTTCGCCAACTTGGTCCCGCTCGGCGGGGTGGTCCGCCTCGGCTGGGACCCCGCGACGCTCGCCGCGGTGTACGCGGTCGAGGCGGTGGTGTCGGTCCCGCTGGCGGGGGCGACGGCGCTGTTCGCGGCCCGAGCGCCCCCGGAGGACCGCGATTCGGGCGTCATCAGCGTCGGCGAGTCGCCGCTGGCGAGCAAACGCGGCGCGGTCCGCCCGGTCGCGTGGCTCCCGCCCGTCTACCCCAGAAACGTCCCCTTCGCGGCGGCCGTCTGCGGCGCGACCGCGTGGCTCGGGCTGTTCGTCGGTGTCGCGTTCTCGCAGGTGTTCGACGTGCCGGCCCTGCTCGCCAGCCCGGAGGTGCTGGCGTCGGCGCTCGCGCTCGTGGCCGGGCAGGCGGTCGACACCGCGGGGGACTACTTCGGCCGGGAGCGGTACGCGGAGACCTCGCCGTACGCGGTCGTCGAGACGCCGGCGAGACGGGGGTTCTTCCTCGTGTTCGCCCTGTTCGCGCTCCCGTCGCTCCACGCCGCCGCGGGCGGGGTCGCCGTCCTCGCCGGGGTCGTCGCCGTCAAACTCGTCGTCGAGTGGTCGGCGTTCCGCGCGACGCACGGCGACGACGGCTCCGCCGGCGGGCGGCTCACCGGCTGGCTCTCGGGCCCCTCCGAGGCGGCCGCCGACCCGGATCCGATCGAGGTCCCCGACGCCGAGCCGGACGCCGAGATACCGGTCCACCGACGGGCCGCGGTCGCGACCGCCGTGCTGCGAACGCTCACCGGGGTCGCCCCGGCCTACGCGACCGGCTTCTTCATCGTGTGGATCGCGGCGTTCGGCCTGTTCGTCGGCGACGCCTCCGGAACCGTCGTCGTCTGGTCCGCGGTCGTCGTCGCCTCGCTGTACCTCGCCGCGCTCGCCGTGAACGTCGCCGGGTTCGCGCTCGCCCACGCGCCGATCGAGTACCGCCGGTACGGGGACCGGCTGATCGCGTACGACGCGTGGCTCGACGAGCCGCAGTGGGCCGCCTCGGTCGACCGGCTCCGCGGAGCGAGCGTGGTTCACACCCGGTTTCCGGACCGCGCCTTCGACGCGCGGACCGTCGAGTTGACCGCCGGGGTCGGCGACGACGAGACGGAGCGCGTCGTCGGGCCGGTCGCCGACGGCGAGCGTCTCGTCTCGGCGTTCGACCTCCCCGTCCGTTCGACCTCCCTGCCGGCGATGGACCGTCGGATCGCCGCGTTCGCCGTCGCGGTCGGGGTCGCCGTCACCGGGGGCGCGGTCGCGTTGATCGCCGGGCCGTGGGGCGATCCGGGGACGACCGTACAGGTCGGCTTCCTGCTCCCCTTCCTCGTCTGGCCGACGCGGTTCCTGTGGCGGCAGGCGTACGTGGAGCCGGAGTAG
- a CDS encoding universal stress protein → MSYLVATDGSTQSDDAVRYAARQAVAFYETLEIAHVLTPDSELVDGTIILPGETAAVEAGEGVLENARLVAEEAVGDEPIDIETQLLTGRPADALTNYAAEEAIDAIYVGHRGLSEEREQVVGSVAKSVVDKADVPVTVIR, encoded by the coding sequence ATGAGCTACCTTGTTGCAACCGACGGATCGACGCAAAGCGACGACGCGGTCCGGTACGCCGCCCGACAGGCGGTCGCATTCTACGAGACGCTGGAGATCGCTCACGTGCTGACGCCGGACTCGGAACTGGTCGACGGGACGATCATCCTCCCCGGCGAGACGGCGGCGGTCGAGGCCGGAGAAGGGGTCTTAGAGAACGCCCGCCTCGTCGCCGAGGAGGCGGTCGGCGACGAACCGATCGACATCGAGACGCAGCTGCTCACCGGGCGCCCGGCCGACGCGCTCACGAACTACGCCGCCGAGGAGGCCATCGACGCCATCTACGTCGGCCACCGCGGGCTCTCGGAGGAGCGCGAGCAGGTCGTCGGGAGCGTCGCGAAAAGCGTCGTCGACAAAGCCGACGTGCCTGTGACGGTGATTCGGTAG
- a CDS encoding sulfurtransferase, producing the protein MASDVLVTADWVESNLDAFQDDDSDFRLVEINNPTVTDESDYTPYDAGHIPGALNFEWDAVFTDETERDIVSKENFAKRNGEGGVDADTTVVVYGGGRVPNWFALFGYWIYKYYGHDDVRVIDGGKGYWVDNDYPLSTDAPEFTPREYEARGPFESVRAYKDDIDKAIEEGIPMVDVRSPEEFSGEVIAPEGLNETAQRGGHIPGASNVPIGTTLNEDGTFKSAEELRELYADAGVDGDESTITYCRVGERSSIEWFLLHELLGYDDVRNYDGSWTEWGNLIGAPIETGE; encoded by the coding sequence ATGGCTTCAGACGTACTCGTCACGGCGGATTGGGTCGAATCGAACCTCGACGCGTTTCAGGACGACGACTCGGACTTCCGACTCGTCGAGATAAACAACCCGACAGTCACCGACGAATCGGACTACACCCCTTACGACGCGGGGCACATCCCCGGCGCGCTGAACTTCGAGTGGGACGCCGTGTTCACCGACGAGACGGAACGCGACATCGTCTCGAAGGAGAACTTCGCGAAGCGAAACGGCGAGGGCGGTGTCGACGCCGACACGACGGTCGTGGTGTACGGCGGCGGTCGCGTCCCGAACTGGTTCGCGCTGTTCGGCTACTGGATCTACAAGTACTACGGCCACGACGACGTGCGCGTCATCGACGGGGGGAAGGGGTACTGGGTCGACAACGACTACCCGCTCTCGACCGACGCCCCCGAGTTCACGCCGCGCGAGTACGAGGCCCGCGGCCCCTTCGAGAGCGTTCGCGCGTACAAAGACGACATCGACAAGGCCATCGAAGAGGGGATCCCGATGGTCGACGTGCGCTCGCCCGAGGAGTTCTCCGGCGAGGTCATCGCCCCCGAAGGGCTCAACGAGACGGCCCAGCGCGGCGGTCACATCCCCGGCGCGAGTAACGTGCCGATCGGCACCACGCTGAACGAGGATGGCACGTTTAAAAGTGCGGAGGAACTGCGCGAGCTCTACGCCGACGCCGGCGTCGACGGCGACGAGTCCACGATCACCTACTGCCGCGTCGGCGAGCGCTCGTCGATCGAGTGGTTCCTCCTCCACGAACTGCTCGGCTACGACGACGTGCGGAACTACGACGGCTCGTGGACCGAGTGGGGGAACCTCATCGGCGCACCGATCGAGACGGGCGAGTAA
- a CDS encoding NAD-dependent epimerase/dehydratase family protein: MDLSQSHALITGGAGLIGSHLARDLLARGATVTVADDLSKGDRDRVPSDATFVRADLTEPDDVARALTPDVDVVFHLAAYTDTNYDDDRTLFEENTEMTYNLLERMQEVDVSKVAFTSSSTVYGEAPRPTPEDYAPLEPISIYGSSKLADEALLSTYAHSYGFTAWVFRFANIVGPHQRGNVIPDFIEKLLADPSELEILGDGRQEKSYLHVTECVEAMQHVVENADDEFNTYNLGTRTTTSVTAIADIVSEELDVDPTYTYTGGDRGWTGDVPKMRLSIEKLSALGWEPDRSSHEAVRRATRELAAELVDE, encoded by the coding sequence ATGGATCTCTCGCAGTCACATGCACTGATCACGGGCGGTGCGGGGCTCATCGGGAGCCACCTCGCGCGCGACCTGCTCGCCCGCGGCGCGACCGTCACCGTCGCCGACGACCTCTCGAAGGGAGACCGCGACCGGGTTCCGTCCGACGCGACGTTCGTGCGGGCGGACCTCACCGAGCCGGACGACGTGGCGCGAGCGCTGACCCCGGACGTCGATGTCGTGTTCCACCTCGCCGCGTACACGGACACGAACTACGACGACGACCGAACGCTGTTCGAGGAGAACACCGAGATGACGTACAATCTCCTCGAACGCATGCAAGAAGTCGATGTCTCGAAGGTGGCGTTTACCTCCTCGTCGACCGTCTACGGCGAGGCCCCGCGACCGACGCCGGAGGATTACGCGCCGCTCGAACCCATCTCCATCTACGGCTCGTCGAAGTTGGCTGACGAGGCGCTGCTCTCGACGTACGCGCACTCCTACGGATTTACCGCCTGGGTGTTCCGGTTCGCCAACATCGTCGGCCCCCACCAGCGCGGCAACGTCATTCCGGACTTCATCGAGAAGCTCCTCGCCGACCCGTCGGAGCTCGAAATCCTCGGCGACGGCCGCCAGGAGAAGTCCTACCTCCACGTCACCGAGTGCGTCGAGGCCATGCAACACGTCGTCGAGAACGCGGACGACGAGTTCAACACGTACAACCTCGGCACGCGCACGACGACCTCGGTCACCGCCATCGCCGACATCGTGAGCGAGGAACTCGACGTCGACCCGACCTACACGTACACGGGCGGCGACCGCGGCTGGACCGGCGACGTACCGAAGATGCGGCTCTCCATCGAGAAACTGTCGGCGCTCGGCTGGGAGCCTGACCGCTCCAGCCACGAGGCGGTTCGCCGCGCGACGCGCGAACTCGCCGCCGAGTTGGTCGACGAGTAG
- a CDS encoding DUF2892 domain-containing protein, which produces MQQNVGSTDKRVRTALGAVLGTLSLLTLAGGAGLPLPPIAAPVLGIGALLMLGTAATGTCGLYSLLGVDTCPAPVDDSR; this is translated from the coding sequence ATGCAACAGAACGTCGGTTCAACGGACAAGCGCGTTCGAACGGCACTCGGCGCGGTGCTCGGAACTCTTTCGCTCCTGACGCTGGCCGGCGGCGCGGGGCTTCCTCTCCCCCCGATTGCGGCGCCGGTGCTCGGTATCGGCGCACTACTGATGCTCGGCACGGCGGCCACCGGGACCTGCGGGCTGTACTCGCTGCTCGGCGTCGACACCTGCCCGGCACCCGTCGACGACTCGCGGTAG
- a CDS encoding FAD-dependent oxidoreductase, whose translation MTDDPTVLVIGGGATGAGIARDLALRGVDVTLVDRGGLAGGTSGRSHGLLHSGARYAEADAPGAAECLTESRTLKAIAGECVRETGGLFVRLADDDADYFEEKRCACEAIGIETERLDGDAAREVVPGLSEDVVEAFRVPDGVIYPSRLVAANAADAERHGATVHPHAPVEDIEVDEAGVSAVRVGGSVDATLKPEHVVNATGAWADQIADMAGVEVGMAPSRGVMISVEYDGLGPVLNRCRDPDDGDIVVPHDGEVVLGTTSVPVSDPDEYEQAAWEVDRSIEECAAMLPAVADAPELRTWWGVRPLYAPEEAGANRRGISRGFTLLDHGGEGVPNLYSVVGGKLTTYREMAEVTADRVCERLGVDEPCETADRRLPGADDPAELDAFVERYGGANPTDSDVVGVADD comes from the coding sequence GTGACCGACGATCCGACGGTCCTCGTGATCGGTGGCGGCGCGACGGGAGCCGGAATCGCCCGTGACCTCGCGCTCCGCGGCGTGGACGTGACCCTCGTCGACCGGGGCGGGCTCGCCGGTGGCACCTCGGGTCGCTCTCACGGGCTGCTCCACAGCGGCGCGCGCTACGCCGAGGCCGACGCGCCGGGCGCAGCGGAGTGTCTGACCGAGAGTCGAACGCTCAAGGCCATCGCCGGCGAGTGCGTTCGCGAGACCGGCGGCCTCTTCGTCCGGCTCGCGGACGACGACGCCGACTACTTCGAGGAGAAGCGATGCGCCTGCGAGGCGATCGGGATCGAGACCGAGCGGCTCGACGGGGACGCGGCTCGGGAGGTCGTCCCCGGCCTCTCCGAGGACGTCGTCGAGGCGTTTCGCGTCCCCGACGGGGTGATCTACCCGTCCCGGTTGGTCGCGGCCAACGCGGCCGACGCCGAGCGACACGGCGCGACCGTCCACCCGCACGCCCCGGTCGAGGACATCGAGGTCGACGAGGCCGGCGTCTCGGCGGTCCGGGTTGGCGGGTCGGTCGACGCCACGCTGAAGCCGGAGCACGTCGTCAACGCCACGGGCGCGTGGGCCGACCAGATCGCCGACATGGCCGGGGTCGAGGTCGGGATGGCGCCGAGCCGCGGCGTCATGATCTCCGTCGAATACGACGGGCTCGGGCCGGTGTTGAACCGCTGTCGGGACCCCGACGACGGCGACATCGTCGTGCCGCACGACGGCGAAGTCGTCTTGGGGACGACAAGCGTCCCCGTCTCGGACCCGGACGAGTACGAGCAGGCGGCGTGGGAGGTCGACCGGTCGATCGAGGAGTGCGCGGCGATGCTCCCGGCGGTCGCCGACGCGCCGGAACTCCGGACCTGGTGGGGAGTTCGTCCCCTCTACGCGCCCGAGGAGGCGGGCGCAAATCGTCGGGGGATCTCTCGCGGCTTCACGCTGCTCGACCACGGCGGCGAAGGCGTCCCGAACCTCTACAGCGTGGTCGGCGGAAAGCTCACCACCTATCGCGAGATGGCCGAGGTGACGGCCGACCGCGTCTGCGAACGGTTGGGCGTCGACGAGCCGTGCGAGACCGCCGACCGGCGGCTGCCGGGTGCTGACGACCCGGCCGAACTCGACGCGTTCGTCGAACGGTACGGCGGGGCGAATCCGACGGACAGCGACGTCGTGGGCGTCGCTGACGACTGA
- a CDS encoding NAD(P)/FAD-dependent oxidoreductase, producing the protein MADVAIVGGGPAGLSAGLFTGKNGLDTVLFDTDGTWMHKAHLFNYPGIGSVGGSEFLATARQQVDDFGVTRNQGEEVTGVEEHGDGFLVTTEADEYEADYVVLATGASRDLAESLGCEFDGDLVDVGVSMETSVEGAYATGAMVRAEEWQAVISAGDGAAAALNILSNEKGEHYHDFDVPDTATSVFGGLIDDE; encoded by the coding sequence ATGGCAGACGTAGCAATCGTCGGCGGCGGACCGGCCGGACTCAGCGCGGGACTGTTCACGGGCAAGAACGGGCTCGACACCGTCCTGTTCGACACCGACGGCACGTGGATGCACAAGGCTCACCTGTTCAACTATCCCGGAATCGGCTCGGTCGGCGGCAGCGAGTTCCTCGCAACCGCCCGCCAGCAGGTCGACGACTTCGGGGTCACCAGGAATCAGGGCGAGGAGGTCACCGGAGTCGAAGAGCACGGCGACGGCTTCCTCGTGACGACCGAGGCCGACGAGTACGAGGCCGACTACGTCGTGCTGGCGACGGGCGCGAGCCGAGATCTCGCCGAGTCGCTCGGCTGCGAGTTCGACGGCGACCTCGTCGACGTCGGCGTTTCGATGGAGACGAGTGTCGAGGGCGCCTACGCGACCGGCGCGATGGTCCGCGCGGAGGAGTGGCAGGCGGTCATCTCGGCCGGCGACGGCGCTGCCGCGGCCCTCAATATCCTCTCGAACGAGAAGGGCGAGCACTACCACGACTTCGACGTGCCCGACACCGCGACCTCGGTGTTCGGCGGCCTGATCGACGACGAGTAA